In Buchnera aphidicola (Eriosoma grossulariae), a genomic segment contains:
- the nuoF gene encoding NADH-quinone oxidoreductase subunit NuoF, whose translation MIVVKKAMETHPLTWWVNDRHKIVWIKEYIKKNGYRALKIILKTMSENEVIDLVIKSGLKGRGGAGFPTGLKWSLISKNEILYPRYLLCNADEMEPGTYKDRLLMEQIPHQLIEGMIIAAFAIKASCGYIFLRGEYIEAESILKKSILQAQEYGYLGKNILGSNFNFNIFLHTGAGRYICGEETALINSLEGRRANPRCKPPFPASVGLWGKPTCVNNVETLSNIPSIILHGVDWYLNLSKSLDTGTKMMGFSGRVKNPGVWELPFGISAREILDKYSGGMQDGLFLKAWLPGGAGTDFLTTQHLDVAMDFMSIGSIGSRLGTGLAMAVDNEINIVSLVKNLEIFFSRESCGWCTPCRDGLPWIVKILNDIEKKNGKKGDIKILEQLCSHLGPGKTFCAHAPGAVSPLRSAIKYFRSEFELGIKE comes from the coding sequence ATGATTGTTGTAAAAAAAGCAATGGAAACACATCCATTAACATGGTGGGTTAATGATCGTCATAAGATTGTTTGGATTAAAGAATATATTAAAAAAAATGGTTACCGAGCATTAAAAATAATTTTAAAAACAATGTCTGAAAATGAAGTGATAGATTTAGTTATAAAATCTGGATTAAAAGGAAGAGGAGGAGCTGGATTTCCAACAGGTTTAAAGTGGTCTTTAATTTCGAAAAATGAGATCTTATATCCAAGATATTTATTATGTAATGCAGATGAAATGGAACCTGGAACTTATAAAGATCGTTTATTAATGGAACAAATCCCCCATCAGCTAATTGAAGGTATGATCATAGCTGCATTTGCTATTAAAGCTTCTTGTGGTTATATTTTTTTGAGAGGAGAATATATTGAAGCAGAGTCTATATTAAAAAAATCTATATTACAAGCTCAAGAATATGGTTATTTAGGAAAAAATATTCTAGGTAGTAATTTTAATTTTAATATTTTTTTACATACTGGTGCTGGTCGATATATTTGTGGAGAAGAAACAGCATTGATTAATTCTTTAGAAGGCCGTCGTGCTAATCCTAGATGTAAACCACCTTTTCCTGCTAGTGTTGGATTGTGGGGAAAGCCTACTTGTGTCAATAATGTAGAAACTTTATCTAATATACCTTCAATTATTTTACATGGTGTAGATTGGTATCTTAATTTGTCCAAAAGTTTAGATACAGGTACAAAAATGATGGGGTTTTCTGGACGAGTTAAAAATCCTGGTGTATGGGAATTGCCTTTTGGGATTTCTGCTCGTGAAATTTTAGATAAATATTCTGGTGGTATGCAGGACGGATTGTTTCTTAAAGCTTGGTTGCCAGGTGGTGCTGGGACAGATTTTTTAACTACACAGCATTTAGATGTTGCTATGGATTTTATGAGTATTGGATCTATAGGTAGTCGATTAGGAACTGGTTTGGCTATGGCTGTAGATAATGAAATTAATATAGTTTCTTTAGTAAAAAATTTAGAGATTTTTTTTTCAAGAGAATCTTGTGGATGGTGTACTCCATGTAGAGATGGTTTGCCTTGGATTGTAAAAATTTTAAATGATATAGAAAAAAAAAATGGAAAGAAGGGAGATATAAAAATTTTAGAACAGTTATGTAGCCATTTAGGCCCAGGAAAAACTTTTTGTGCCCATGCTCCTGGTGCTGTTTCACCATTAAGAAGTGCAATAAAATATTTTCGTTCAGAATTTGAATTGGGTATAAAAGAATAA
- the nuoL gene encoding NADH-quinone oxidoreductase subunit L, whose amino-acid sequence MNIISLIIFSPLLSFFILIFFKKQLSQFLIGVISIGSILLSSLIILYISIDFYMNHFQFYIQKIYYWIHAENIKIHFNFLIDSVSLTMLAMVSSVGLLIHIFSFWYIQFKIDITRFFAYMNLFMASMFILVLADNLLFMFLGWEGVGVCSYCLIGFYYNNQKNYYAATKAFLMTRLGDVFLLIAILILYTHFGTVNFHSLNFLINSQLIQYSFFLPIITIFLLLGAIGKSAQLPFQTWLSSAMVGPTPVSALIHAATMITAGVYLIIRIHYVFLLTPWIFNIIGIIGLLTLIISSFAALVQKDIKKILAYSTMNQISYMFLALSVKSWNIALMHLISHAIFKSLLFLSAGSLILSCNNEKNILKLGGLKNQIPFIYICFLVGGASLIAFPIVTFSFYTKENILFTLLYNHHLFFLIIGLFGNLLTSIYTFRMIFLIFHGSSTTTVQNKTGLLHTFPLFILILFSTVLGVLVFKKLNLVFLEENFECSETLIVTIMSVICSFMGFLISYYIWVKNIFLFDNFIIKRIYNFLHKLFFSGFYFDYFYNFIFNRYYIFITKKLLGDPLGVSLEKITLLSYFLNKFFAILENGYLRWYIFSFMIGLLLFSLSILLV is encoded by the coding sequence ATGAATATTATTTCTCTGATCATTTTTTCCCCTTTGTTAAGTTTTTTTATTTTAATATTTTTTAAAAAACAATTATCACAATTTTTGATAGGTGTAATAAGTATTGGATCAATTTTATTATCTAGTTTAATAATTTTATATATTTCTATAGATTTTTATATGAATCATTTTCAATTTTATATTCAAAAAATATATTATTGGATTCATGCTGAGAATATTAAGATTCATTTTAATTTTTTAATAGATTCAGTTTCTTTAACAATGTTAGCTATGGTTAGTAGTGTTGGTTTATTGATACATATATTTTCATTTTGGTATATTCAGTTTAAAATTGATATAACTCGTTTTTTTGCTTACATGAATTTATTTATGGCTAGTATGTTTATATTAGTTTTAGCAGATAATTTATTATTCATGTTTTTAGGATGGGAAGGTGTAGGAGTATGTTCCTATTGTCTAATTGGTTTTTATTATAATAATCAAAAAAATTATTATGCAGCAACAAAAGCATTTTTAATGACTCGTCTCGGTGATGTTTTTTTATTAATAGCAATATTAATTTTATATACTCATTTTGGAACTGTTAATTTTCATTCATTAAATTTTTTAATCAATAGTCAATTAATTCAATATTCGTTTTTTTTACCTATAATAACAATTTTTTTATTATTAGGAGCAATTGGAAAATCAGCACAACTACCATTTCAAACTTGGTTGTCTAGTGCCATGGTTGGTCCAACTCCTGTTTCTGCATTAATACATGCTGCAACGATGATTACGGCAGGAGTATATTTAATTATTAGAATACATTATGTATTTTTATTAACTCCTTGGATATTCAATATAATTGGAATTATAGGATTATTAACATTAATTATTTCAAGTTTTGCAGCTTTAGTACAAAAAGATATCAAAAAAATTTTAGCTTATTCTACAATGAATCAAATTAGTTATATGTTTTTAGCTTTATCAGTAAAAAGTTGGAATATTGCTTTAATGCATTTAATTTCTCATGCCATTTTTAAATCTTTATTGTTTTTGTCAGCTGGTTCTTTAATTTTATCTTGTAATAATGAAAAAAATATTTTAAAACTGGGAGGATTAAAAAATCAAATTCCATTTATTTATATTTGTTTTTTAGTAGGAGGAGCTTCTTTAATAGCATTTCCTATTGTTACTTTTAGTTTTTATACTAAAGAAAATATTTTATTTACATTATTATATAATCATCATTTATTTTTTTTGATAATTGGTTTATTTGGTAATTTATTAACTTCAATTTATACTTTTCGTATGATTTTTTTAATTTTTCATGGTTCTAGTACAACAACAGTGCAAAATAAAACAGGATTGTTGCATACTTTTCCATTATTTATTTTAATATTATTTTCTACTGTATTAGGTGTATTAGTTTTTAAAAAATTAAATTTAGTATTTTTAGAAGAAAATTTTGAATGTTCTGAAACTTTAATTGTAACTATTATGTCTGTAATATGTTCTTTCATGGGGTTTTTGATATCTTATTATATTTGGGTAAAAAATATATTTTTATTTGATAATTTCATAATTAAGAGAATATATAATTTTTTACATAAATTATTTTTTAGTGGTTTTTATTTTGACTATTTTTACAATTTTATATTTAATAGATATTATATTTTTATTACGAAAAAATTATTAGGTGATCCTTTAGGTGTTAGTTTAGAAAAAATAACATTATTATCATATTTTTTAAATAAATTTTTTGCAATATTAGAAAATGGTTATTTACGTTGGTATATTTTTTCTTTTATGATAGGTTTATTATTATTTTCACTTTCAATTTTATTAGTTTGA
- the nuoM gene encoding NADH-quinone oxidoreductase subunit M — MLLFLLVFIPFLGGFLSWQSGYLKTIYPRWIALITMGITLFISLKLWFEYYYIDNNIHQSSQWNLQFLHSWIPSLGINFHLALDGLSLLFVIFIAFLGFIAVLCSWKEIKYSPKGFYFNLLCIISGGMGVFLSIDLFLFFCFWELILIPMYFLIAIWGSKDIIFGKSCVYSANKFFIYAHASSLLMLLSIIGLALNYYNIHHTWSFDYNFLLNTSLELNLEWYLMLGFFLSFIVKLPVVPFHTWLLDAHSHAPTAGSIDLVGLVVKSSSYGLLRFCIPLFPHASVKIIPLVLILGVVNVFYGALLAFWQKNIKRLLAYSSISNMGFVLLAIYTGNLLSYQGAIINMIAYGLSSSALFILAGQLYERLKTMNIYRMGGLWSKLNWISGSFLFFSMATVGIPGTGNFIAELMMLLGIFKSFPLISCVLAFSLILASIYSLNMFHTIFYGKGNNIFFTNFIYTREIGIILCFVFLVIFIGLYPEIILKISYFSIKNIQNNFSFFLH; from the coding sequence ATGTTACTTTTTTTGTTAGTTTTCATACCATTTTTAGGTGGTTTTTTATCATGGCAATCTGGTTATTTAAAAACTATTTATCCTCGTTGGATTGCTTTGATTACAATGGGGATAACATTGTTTATTTCATTAAAATTATGGTTTGAATATTATTATATTGATAATAACATACATCAATCTTCTCAATGGAATTTGCAATTTCTCCATTCTTGGATACCTAGTTTGGGTATTAATTTTCATTTAGCTTTAGATGGTTTATCTTTATTATTTGTTATTTTTATTGCTTTTTTAGGTTTTATAGCTGTTTTATGTTCTTGGAAGGAAATTAAATATTCTCCAAAAGGTTTTTATTTTAATTTATTATGTATAATTAGTGGAGGAATGGGTGTTTTTTTATCTATTGATTTATTTTTATTTTTTTGTTTTTGGGAGTTGATTTTAATTCCTATGTATTTTTTGATTGCAATTTGGGGTAGTAAGGATATCATTTTTGGTAAAAGTTGTGTTTATTCTGCTAATAAGTTTTTTATTTACGCGCATGCGTCTAGTTTGTTAATGTTATTGTCTATTATTGGATTAGCATTAAACTATTATAACATTCATCATACATGGAGTTTTGATTATAATTTTTTATTGAATACGTCTTTAGAATTAAATTTAGAATGGTATTTAATGCTGGGTTTTTTCTTATCTTTTATAGTCAAACTTCCTGTAGTACCTTTTCATACTTGGTTATTAGATGCTCATAGTCATGCTCCTACAGCTGGTTCTATCGATTTAGTAGGTTTAGTCGTAAAAAGTTCTTCATATGGTTTGCTTCGTTTTTGTATTCCATTATTCCCTCATGCTTCTGTAAAAATTATACCATTAGTTTTAATTTTAGGTGTTGTAAATGTATTTTACGGTGCTCTTTTAGCTTTTTGGCAAAAGAATATAAAACGTTTGTTGGCATATTCATCTATTTCAAATATGGGTTTTGTATTATTAGCTATTTATACAGGGAACTTATTATCTTATCAGGGAGCAATTATTAATATGATTGCTTATGGATTATCTTCATCAGCTTTATTTATATTAGCAGGACAGTTATATGAACGATTAAAAACGATGAATATTTACCGAATGGGTGGTCTATGGTCTAAATTAAATTGGATTTCTGGTAGTTTTTTATTTTTTTCAATGGCTACTGTAGGAATACCTGGAACAGGAAATTTTATTGCAGAATTAATGATGTTATTAGGTATTTTTAAATCTTTTCCATTAATATCATGTGTGTTAGCATTTTCTTTAATTTTAGCTTCTATTTATTCTTTAAATATGTTTCATACGATTTTTTACGGAAAAGGTAATAATATATTTTTTACTAATTTCATATATACACGAGAAATAGGAATTATTTTATGTTTTGTATTTTTGGTTATTTTTATTGGATTATATCCAGAAATAATTTTAAAAATATCATATTTTTCAATTAAAAACATTCAAAATAATTTTTCTTTTTTTTTACATTAG
- the nuoI gene encoding NADH-quinone oxidoreductase subunit NuoI codes for MTLKKFLLSCVSQLRSIMMVALNMFSKRETRLYPEESLSLSSRSRGRIILTCNSDGSERCVACNLCAVVCPVGCIALQKSETQDGRSYPKFFRINFSRCIFCGFCEEACPTMAIQLSADFELSESKRNDLIYEKEDLLIYDYGKNKDYNFYHVSGVSLKNKNIGDLKIESRPIDVKNLLP; via the coding sequence ATGACTTTAAAAAAATTTTTATTATCATGTGTAAGTCAATTACGTTCTATTATGATGGTAGCATTAAATATGTTTTCTAAAAGAGAAACTAGACTATATCCTGAAGAATCATTATCTTTATCTTCTCGTTCTAGAGGTCGTATTATATTAACTTGTAATTCAGATGGTTCTGAACGTTGTGTCGCTTGTAATTTATGTGCTGTAGTTTGTCCAGTAGGTTGTATTGCTTTACAAAAATCTGAAACTCAAGATGGTAGATCTTATCCAAAATTTTTTAGAATTAATTTTTCCCGTTGTATTTTTTGTGGTTTTTGTGAAGAAGCATGTCCAACAATGGCTATTCAATTAAGTGCTGATTTTGAATTATCTGAATCTAAAAGAAATGATTTAATTTATGAAAAAGAAGACTTATTAATCTATGATTACGGAAAAAATAAAGATTATAATTTTTATCATGTATCTGGTGTTTCTTTAAAAAACAAAAATATTGGCGATTTAAAAATTGAATCGAGACCTATTGATGTTAAAAATTTATTACCATAA
- the nuoH gene encoding NADH-quinone oxidoreductase subunit NuoH: MNFLLHDFMNYSKLIFQSIFFLFIIVFFSASLSIVERKILALFQNRYGPNRVGKYGSLQLFADMIKIFFKEDWIPSFSERFLFVLAPIISFMSLLLVMAIVPIFFDWLIIDLNIGILFFLMMAGLSVYGILLAGWSSNNKYALLGAIRSIAQTLSYELFLGLSVLGVVARAGSFNLLSIINSQEIVWNVFPQFIGFITFFIAGLAVCHRHPFDQPESEQELADGYHIEYSGIKFGLFFIGEYISIITVSSLITALFLGGYHGPFINSFICFFIKTFLIIFIFILIRASLPRPRYDQILLFGWKICFPLTVLNLLVTVFFILYFLP; encoded by the coding sequence ATGAATTTTTTATTACATGACTTTATGAATTATAGTAAATTAATTTTTCAGTCTATATTTTTTTTGTTCATCATTGTTTTCTTTAGTGCTAGTTTGAGTATAGTAGAAAGAAAAATATTAGCATTGTTTCAAAATAGATATGGTCCTAATCGGGTAGGAAAATATGGTTCTTTACAGTTATTTGCAGATATGATAAAAATATTTTTTAAAGAAGATTGGATTCCTTCTTTTAGTGAAAGATTTTTATTTGTTTTGGCTCCTATTATTTCTTTTATGTCTTTATTATTAGTTATGGCTATTGTTCCTATTTTTTTTGATTGGTTAATTATTGATTTAAATATTGGAATTTTGTTTTTTTTAATGATGGCTGGTTTATCAGTTTATGGAATTTTATTAGCAGGTTGGTCTAGTAATAATAAATATGCTTTATTAGGAGCAATTAGATCCATTGCTCAAACTTTAAGTTATGAATTATTCTTAGGATTATCTGTTTTAGGAGTAGTAGCACGAGCTGGATCTTTTAATTTGTTATCTATTATCAACAGCCAGGAAATTGTTTGGAATGTTTTTCCACAATTTATTGGTTTTATAACATTTTTTATAGCAGGATTGGCAGTATGTCATCGACATCCGTTTGATCAACCAGAATCAGAACAAGAATTGGCAGATGGATATCATATAGAATATTCTGGGATCAAATTTGGTTTGTTTTTTATTGGGGAATATATTTCAATTATTACTGTTTCTTCATTAATTACCGCTTTATTTTTAGGAGGATATCATGGTCCTTTTATTAATTCATTTATATGTTTTTTTATAAAAACTTTTTTAATTATTTTTATTTTTATATTAATTAGAGCCTCTTTACCTCGACCTAGATATGATCAAATATTATTATTTGGATGGAAAATATGTTTTCCATTAACTGTCTTAAATTTGTTAGTTACTGTATTTTTTATACTTTATTTTTTACCATAA
- the nuoG gene encoding NADH-quinone oxidoreductase subunit NuoG, which translates to MMIIFIDGKKYNVDDFNKLDNLLHVFLSLGIDIPYFCWHPELGSVGSCRQCAIKIYDSLDDQKGRIIMSCMTPVQDGLILSMKDDESILFRKSILELLMTNHPHDCPVCEEGGHCHLQDMTVLNNHFIRRYRFNKRTHFNQYLGPFLSHNMNRCISCYRCVRYYKDYADGQDFGVYGVSSNLYFGRIESGVLENNFSGNLVEICPTGVFTDKSHSGNYSRKWDMQYAPSICQHCSIGCNISAAERYGVLRKIDNRFHEKINNYFICDRGRFSYGYSNLKDRPKKIQQIKNKINISSNITIETVIKEIINMIDNSSRVIGIGSSRASIESNYALQKLVGSKNFSNGMTKLENDCVQLSLKILNSGEIHSPSLKEIENYDSIIILGEDVNEVAPMVALSIRQAVKKYATQVALSKGINKWNSLGIYNVENKNKHPLFITSADKSALNDIAEYNYIAPIIDQSRLGFAIAHELDSQSLKVDNLDDSVLKLVKHIVQILLDSKKPLIISGCNSGSVSLIQAAFNIAKALHNRGLNVGLSLLSSNVNSFGVGLLSKISIDTLLDQCSSNENNTMIVLEHDLYRTLLSNQVDYFLKYINCIVIDHQNTKLFKNGCISLPTSNFFESSGTVINYELRSQRFFQVYDPTFNQPDVIVLESWKWLHFIKCKLYNQSIQWFSLDNVIDDCILDFEFLKNIKNAAPDASFRINGQKIARSPHRCSGRTAVFSNQNIHELSQPNDHNTMFSFSMEGSDQLNQSSEYIPFNWSPGWNSVQSSYKSVHVKYDLNQFSNIDVFVFKSNIEKKIDFFTRIPISFVPYSHWIVVPYYFILGSDELSQKSEVIKNHIPEFYAVLNFKYAIELNLKQGDKIKFYFKKEIFVFLVHFSDFLNHGQIGIPIGTPNVPLCLLGQEINKLQKDTI; encoded by the coding sequence ATTATGATAATTTTTATTGATGGTAAAAAGTATAATGTAGATGATTTTAATAAATTAGATAATTTATTACATGTTTTTTTATCATTGGGAATAGATATTCCATATTTTTGTTGGCATCCTGAATTAGGCAGTGTAGGTTCATGTCGTCAGTGTGCTATTAAAATTTATGACAGTTTAGATGATCAAAAAGGCAGGATAATTATGTCATGCATGACACCTGTTCAGGATGGATTAATATTATCAATGAAAGATGATGAATCTATTTTATTTCGGAAAAGTATTTTAGAATTATTAATGACTAATCATCCGCATGATTGTCCTGTATGTGAAGAAGGAGGACATTGTCATTTACAAGACATGACGGTATTGAATAATCATTTTATCAGACGTTATAGGTTTAATAAACGTACTCATTTTAATCAATATTTAGGGCCTTTTTTATCTCATAATATGAATCGTTGCATTAGTTGTTATCGTTGTGTGAGGTATTATAAAGATTATGCAGATGGTCAGGATTTTGGTGTTTATGGTGTTAGCTCTAATTTATATTTTGGTCGAATTGAATCTGGTGTTTTAGAAAATAATTTTTCTGGTAATTTAGTTGAAATATGTCCTACAGGTGTCTTTACTGATAAATCTCATTCTGGTAATTATTCTAGAAAATGGGACATGCAATATGCTCCTAGTATATGTCAACATTGTAGTATAGGTTGTAATATTAGTGCTGCAGAACGTTATGGTGTGTTAAGGAAAATAGATAATAGATTTCATGAAAAAATTAATAATTATTTCATATGTGATCGCGGTCGTTTTAGCTATGGTTATTCTAATTTAAAAGACAGACCAAAAAAAATACAGCAGATTAAAAACAAGATTAATATATCATCGAACATTACTATTGAAACAGTTATTAAAGAAATAATTAATATGATTGATAATTCTTCTAGAGTTATCGGAATTGGTTCTTCTAGAGCGAGTATAGAGAGTAATTATGCTTTACAAAAATTAGTAGGTTCAAAGAATTTTTCTAATGGAATGACTAAGTTAGAGAATGATTGTGTACAATTATCTTTAAAAATTTTAAATAGTGGTGAAATTCATAGTCCTAGTTTAAAAGAAATAGAAAATTATGATTCTATTATAATTTTAGGTGAAGATGTAAATGAAGTGGCTCCAATGGTTGCTTTATCTATTCGGCAAGCTGTAAAAAAATATGCTACTCAGGTTGCTTTATCAAAAGGTATAAACAAATGGAATAGTCTTGGTATATATAATGTAGAAAATAAAAATAAACATCCTTTGTTTATTACTAGTGCAGATAAAAGTGCTTTAAATGATATTGCTGAATATAATTATATTGCTCCTATTATAGATCAATCAAGATTAGGATTTGCTATAGCTCATGAATTAGATTCTCAATCTTTAAAAGTTGATAATTTAGATGATTCTGTTTTAAAATTAGTTAAACATATTGTTCAAATATTATTAGATTCTAAAAAACCATTAATTATTTCTGGATGTAATTCTGGTAGTGTGTCTCTTATTCAAGCAGCCTTTAATATAGCAAAAGCATTGCATAATAGAGGATTAAATGTTGGTCTTTCTTTATTATCTTCGAATGTTAATAGTTTTGGTGTTGGATTATTAAGTAAGATATCAATAGATACATTATTAGATCAATGCTCATCTAATGAAAATAATACTATGATTGTTTTAGAACATGATTTATATCGTACTTTATTATCCAATCAAGTTGATTATTTTTTAAAATATATTAATTGCATTGTGATTGATCATCAAAATACAAAATTATTTAAAAATGGATGTATTAGTCTTCCAACATCTAATTTTTTTGAAAGTTCTGGAACAGTCATTAATTATGAATTACGTTCACAACGTTTTTTTCAAGTATATGATCCCACTTTTAATCAACCTGATGTAATTGTTTTAGAAAGTTGGAAATGGTTACATTTTATTAAATGTAAATTGTATAATCAATCTATTCAATGGTTTTCGTTAGATAATGTTATTGATGATTGTATTTTAGATTTTGAATTTTTAAAAAATATCAAGAATGCCGCTCCTGATGCATCATTTCGTATTAATGGACAAAAAATTGCTCGTTCTCCACATCGTTGTAGTGGTCGAACTGCTGTTTTTTCTAATCAAAATATACATGAATTAAGTCAACCCAATGATCATAACACTATGTTTTCTTTTTCTATGGAAGGTAGTGATCAATTAAATCAATCATCTGAGTACATTCCTTTTAATTGGTCTCCAGGGTGGAATTCAGTTCAATCTTCTTATAAAAGTGTTCATGTTAAATATGATTTAAATCAGTTTTCAAATATAGATGTATTTGTTTTTAAATCTAATATTGAGAAAAAAATAGATTTTTTTACTAGAATTCCAATTAGTTTTGTGCCATATAGTCATTGGATTGTTGTTCCATATTATTTTATTTTAGGAAGTGATGAGTTATCACAGAAATCTGAAGTGATAAAAAATCATATTCCTGAATTTTATGCAGTGTTAAATTTTAAATATGCTATTGAATTAAATTTAAAACAAGGTGATAAAATAAAATTTTATTTTAAAAAAGAGATTTTTGTATTTTTAGTTCATTTTTCAGATTTTTTAAATCATGGTCAAATAGGTATACCAATAGGAACTCCAAATGTTCCATTGTGTTTATTAGGTCAAGAAATTAATAAGTTACAAAAGGATACAATATGA
- the nuoK gene encoding NADH-quinone oxidoreductase subunit NuoK, giving the protein MIPLTHCLCLSFFLFFLGFLSLVIRRNLFFILIGLEIMFNAASLLIIIASSYLGQIDGQVIYIFVIMLAASEGSIGLALLLRLYRRYQTLNIDILSEMRG; this is encoded by the coding sequence ATGATTCCATTAACTCATTGTTTATGTTTGTCTTTTTTTTTATTTTTTTTAGGTTTTTTATCTCTTGTAATTCGTAGAAATTTATTTTTTATATTGATTGGTTTAGAAATTATGTTTAATGCAGCATCGTTATTAATTATAATAGCCAGTAGTTATTTAGGACAGATTGATGGTCAAGTGATATATATTTTTGTTATTATGTTAGCAGCATCAGAAGGTAGTATAGGGTTAGCTTTATTATTAAGATTATATCGTCGTTATCAGACGTTAAATATTGATATTTTAAGTGAGATGCGCGGATGA
- the nuoJ gene encoding NADH-quinone oxidoreductase subunit J: MEFIFYFFGIITVTSTILVLFNKNPMHALLYFVISILSISGIFFSLGAFFPGVIEVLIYAGAIMVLFMFFIMILNLGRKINLEENTWSKISFFIIPLILFIFLFIIIIYIISFLDTETVLLGKIVQIKQVGIYLLGPYMVLVELSSLILLSALVVTLHLSNKK; encoded by the coding sequence ATGGAATTTATTTTTTATTTTTTTGGGATTATTACAGTCACATCTACTATTTTGGTTTTATTTAATAAAAATCCTATGCATGCTTTATTGTATTTTGTTATATCAATTTTATCTATATCAGGAATTTTTTTTTCTTTAGGAGCTTTTTTCCCTGGAGTCATAGAGGTTTTAATATATGCTGGTGCTATTATGGTTTTGTTCATGTTTTTTATTATGATTTTAAATCTTGGTAGAAAGATTAATTTAGAAGAAAATACATGGTCAAAAATATCATTTTTTATAATTCCTTTAATATTATTTATATTCTTGTTTATTATTATTATTTATATTATTTCTTTTTTGGATACTGAAACAGTATTACTTGGGAAAATAGTACAAATTAAACAAGTTGGTATTTATTTATTAGGTCCTTATATGGTATTAGTTGAGTTATCATCTTTAATTTTATTATCAGCATTAGTGGTTACATTGCATTTGAGTAATAAAAAATAA